GTCTCGTTGGACCAGCCGGGCCAAATTGGCTGCTTGCATGCACGCCCGACGCGGACAGCAGCGTGTGCCGTTCGAACACTGCAAAGCACGCGCATATGAAGTTGATCGGTGAGCCTGTGGCTGCCTGCAGCTTGCTACGGTGAAAAACCCGCAGCGACTTGGCGTTGGAACGCCTATAAATACCGGGTCCATGCAGCAGCATGAGTTGCAACTCAGCTCAGCACGACCTCACCTCACTCCGTACAACAGAGAGAGAGCGCAGCAATGGCACCGAAGAGCCTTGTCCTCGCCgctctcctcctcgtcgtcgccaccGTCGTCGGCCAGGCGCCGCGCGGTGCGGAGGCGGGCACGAGCGCCAGCACCAATGTCCTCATCTCCGGCATAGTGCCATGCGGCacagggagctccatcaacgtGGCGACGGTCCCGGTGTTCCCCAGTAAGGACATATCAATCTAATCTACACTTTCGCCTAAATATTGCCTGTAATTATTCAGGACATCGAGCTTATGTTTCCCCTTTTTTCGGTCGGGCCAGACGCCGGCCTGCAGCTCGTGTGCGGCAGCAAGGTGGTGGCCGGCGCGACGGCGGACGGCACCGGGGCCTTCCTCATCAACCTGGGCATTGTCGCCCCGGATCAGCTCACCGCCTTGCTGAGCAACCAGTGCAAGGTGGTCGTGATCACCCCGCTGGGCGCGTGCAATGCTTCTCTGGCTGGCGCCACCGGGACGCTGACGGCGCCGGTGAAGCTCCTGGGCACTGCCACTggcagcagcggcagcggcgaccCCCTCAGTGGGATCATCGGCCTCATTGGCCAAATCATCGGCGGGCTCCTCGGCGGCATCCTCAACCTCGTCACCCAGAACTTCTCCCTCGTCTAGAGCTGCAAGCTGGCCGTGTCCATCGACGATGACAAGGGATTTCAAATAGCTAAGCATAAATCAATACGAATAGCAATGGGCCTAATAGTGGTCAGTTGCCCTGCTTTACTTTCTGTCGCCACATCACACATGTGTCTAATTACCTACCCGTACCATGCATGCTTTTAAGAAGCACGTATATGTATTGTGTGTTGCTCTATATATGTTGTCTCGTCGCCTGTTTGTGAAAAATAAAGGTCTGTTATGCGTGTGATTATCCCATCGATTGTGCATCGAGCATTGTTGAAGCTTTATTTTCTAGATCGAGGACATTGTTGAACTTAATTAGGGAATGCACATTTGGAAAGTGGTTGTCTTTTTGTTGAGCATAAGTCGTTTTTGAACCATAAATATTGCATCAATTCAGTTAAGCAAAAAATCAATCTCCCTACAAATTCAAAGTTCATGAAAGTCGACTTACACTTTGTTCATAACAAATAAGGTAAAAAATGCAAATAGCAAAAACTAGTTTTAATTACAGCTCCCTCTCATGTCTAAGATTAGTTAGACAAAGAATGAGACGATTAGGATCGACCGGTCCAACTTTTGATTCTCGCGGTACCCAGACACAAGATCCTTTATTTACCTTGATCTGGCTCAGACCTACTATAAGATTGTGACTTTTTTGCTTTCATCACCTGTTGTGAACGTCTAACTTTGATACTATGTTGAATTTCATGCACCAATCCGTTCAGCTAAAAACTGAAGGTGACATTGCTATACAAGGGCTCATAACAGATGGTTCATAGCTAATATTGTTAGGGGTCGTCATTAAGGATCTCAATACTTCTTGGCTCTAGTAGTCTAAGCACGGAGACCGTCGGGCCTAGGATCCCTCTTAAACTCCTGGGCTCCGGAGCGGCCCTGGAGCCTAAGCCTTCAGTGTCCTCTAGGCCCTCGGAAGCCATTGACCATCTAAGGCAGCGGACCCCttgaggagggggaggggcaaAGGGCTTAATAAGGCCCGCAGGAGCGGGCCCACAGGCCACGTGGTGTTTGTCTTGATGAAACTTGCATTTAATGCCAGTACAAGTGGTGGCCGCCTAACACGCAAGTGCAAGTTGTAGTCGTCTAACACACCGATGCAAGTGGTGGTTGCGTGACACGCCGGATAAGACCGACGCCATAGTCAACGATCGACTAGGCACTGTGGCCACTCACTATCACAGTGAGCGTAACGGCTAGGTGGTATCATCACGGTAGTTGATATTTTGGCCTCTCGTCTAGGTGATGTATTACAATACCGGCCTTGTGTCCCAATTGTATAGGCGATAGCTTGTATATCTACTGCTTGCTAGGGGCACATCTGTAACTCTACGTCATGGATGGCAATATAAATACTAACCAGGGGCACATGATGCACCAGAGCAGATTTTTACAATCCTCTGGGTATTCCTCTCCTCTCATTTTCTTCCCTAAGCTTGAGCCGCTCCAGCGAGCTAGTTCTTGTCGCACCTTGTTCACGAAAGACAAGTTCTTTcgccaacagttggcgccgttcATGGGGAAGATACATTGTAGAAGACTAGGAACACTAAGAAAATgcaaccaaagaagaagacTAAAAGGGTGGTGGCCCAAACCTCTGGCTCCACATCACCCTGGTGCGAAGATCTGCGTGGCTGCCACAACCAAGCACCTAGCACGCCACCACCCATCCCACCACCGAGCGGAACGATGGCTAGGTGGCCACCACCGACCGGACTGCTACCCTGGCTGTGGCTGGCGCAGAAGTCCCCGCCAGGTTAGAGGCCCTTCCATAGTAGTATAGAAAGGGCCTCGCCGTACCCCTAGGGGCCGCAACCAAGGTTGCGGCCATACAGGCCGCCATGGCCAGCCAGCAGGCGCACGTGGTGGCCCTTCAAGCTCAACTGGAGGAGCTACAGGTGGCCCTACGGCCCGCGCAGCCCTCTACTGACCTAACTATCACCACTCCAAAATGACCAAAGCTATGGCATCCTGGGCTCAGGGGGCCAGCGAGGGCATCATCTTTGCTGCTCATCATCCTCGGGGACCTTTGTCACGTCCTGAAACtgtaattacgtaattaagtcTACTTATGCGTCATTAGGGTCATAATTAATTTCGGGGCAATTTATTTTGGGACGctagtgcaattcgtttaatgtcaatcggatgagagaaggtaattcgggatagaaaagaatagaaatcacATTGAAAATGTCTtgtttctctaacacgtgggccccaccggaGCGGGCcaaccacctctctctctctctctctctctctctctctctctctccccccacgtgcagcagcccctcccctcactccctctcactcccgtgctccccACCGGCCAAGGAAGCAAGGAgcactccccctctctctcaagcactctctccctctccccaaaatccgacctcaagagaaggatttgaggtaagCATGTGGTACTCAAGCTAtcacgagctcataagctacccatccatccaattcatttttgttttcccagAAGATTCGAGCTAGTTTTGACttgttttggtgttcttggttgaagaacgaggagcatcggggttcttcctcttcccgagcgTTTCCAACATCCCCCGACAGTCACCAACCTCTACAAGCactgtgggtaagtcccttaggttTCCCATGGCAAGAATGTATGATTTAGTTGGTCAATTTTGAGTTTGGAGCAAAAGTTGTGAGTTCTTGAATTTTTAAGCTTCGGAGATAAAATAAGGATTtggatgagatttgatttaggaa
The nucleotide sequence above comes from Phragmites australis chromosome 4, lpPhrAust1.1, whole genome shotgun sequence. Encoded proteins:
- the LOC133914329 gene encoding phylloplanin-like, with protein sequence MAPKSLVLAALLLVVATVVGQAPRGAEAGTSASTNVLISGIVPCGTGSSINVATVPVFPNAGLQLVCGSKVVAGATADGTGAFLINLGIVAPDQLTALLSNQCKVVVITPLGACNASLAGATGTLTAPVKLLGTATGSSGSGDPLSGIIGLIGQIIGGLLGGILNLVTQNFSLV